The following proteins come from a genomic window of Thermanaerothrix sp.:
- the crcB gene encoding fluoride efflux transporter CrcB, whose product MNLINLSLILVGGGLGAFFRFVVSRFVSERIFTAFPLGTLVVNVSGSLLMGFFFTVINRAALSQNYRFLITIGFIGAYTTFSTYALETVTLLQKGQYGAAFWNFFLNNVVSFAAIVLGILLAQANRI is encoded by the coding sequence ATGAATCTTATCAACCTTTCTCTTATTCTAGTGGGCGGGGGCCTAGGGGCCTTTTTTCGTTTTGTGGTATCCCGTTTTGTATCAGAACGAATTTTCACGGCCTTTCCCCTGGGAACCCTGGTCGTGAATGTGAGTGGTTCCCTGTTAATGGGCTTCTTTTTTACGGTTATCAATAGGGCCGCCCTTTCTCAAAATTACCGTTTTTTGATAACCATTGGGTTCATAGGGGCCTATACCACCTTTTCTACCTATGCCTTAGAAACGGTGACCCTTTTACAAAAGGGACAATATGGGGCCGCCTTCTGGAACTTTTTCCTTAACAATGTGGTAAGTTTTGCGGCCATCGTC